The Sorex araneus isolate mSorAra2 chromosome 5, mSorAra2.pri, whole genome shotgun sequence genome has a segment encoding these proteins:
- the SLFNL1 gene encoding schlafen-like protein 1, producing METPTTQPLPGATPGPQEAPGTQLLYVGHLNPQFSVPVLSCLLRDTLERLELPVAREHIEVVRRPRKAYALVQVPAHKATLAALPSRLQVAMEEHQVLRELVARGKELVVGEGRGPSGHREEDSGPSPVTSPGPSPGPSPGPSPPRDWLSTSPSPPRTPRWGSLQGQPSTVRSDSALGYQEILGQERLFQGACLGSETRNVEFKRGGGEYLSLTFKHHVRRYVCAFLNSEGGSLFVGVEDTGLVQGTRCSRREEDRVRLLVDSILQGFRPQVFPDAYTLTFIPVVSATTHAPLKVIRLSVHVPKTPVEPRLYETDQGEVFLRRDGSIQGPLSVHAIQEWCRQKWMAELSKLEERVKALTAEKEQLRQQLQRRQPQSCTCCIM from the exons ATGGAGACCCCCACCACACAGCCCCTCCCCGGCGCCACGCCCGGGCCCCAGGAGGCGCCCGGCACCCAGCTGCTCTACGTGGGCCACCTGAACCCCCAGTTCTCGGTGCCCGTGCTCAGCTGCCTGCTGCGGGACACGCTGGAGCGGCTGGAGCTGCCGGTGGCGCGGGAGCACATCGAGGTGGTGCGGCGGCCACGCAAGGCCTACGCGCTGGTGCAGGTGCCCGCGCACAAGGCCACGCTGGCCGCGCTGCCCTCGCGCCTGCAGGTGGCCATGGAGGAGCACCAGGTCCTGCGGGAGCTCGTGGCCCGCGGGAAGGAGCTGGTGGTGGGGGAAGGCCGGGGGCCCTCCGGCCACAGAGAG GAGGACAGTGGCCCCAGCCCAGTGActagcccagggcccagccctggccctagCCCGGGCCCCAGCCCCCCGCGGGACTGGctctccacctcccccagcccgccCAGGACGCCACGCTGGGGCAGCCTCCAGGGTCAGCCGAGCACCGTGCGCTCTGACAGCGCCCTGGGGTACCAGGAGATCCTGGGCCAGGAGCGGCTGTTCCAGGGCGCCTGCCTGGGCAGCGAGACGCGCAACGTGGAGTTCAAGCGGGGTGGCGGCGAGTACCTGAGCCTGACCTTCAAGCACCACGTGCGGCGCTACGTGTGCGCCTTCCTCAACAGCGAGGGCGGCAGCCTGTTCGTGGGCGTGGAGGACACGGGGCTGGTGCAGGGCACGCGCTGCAGCCGGCGCGAGGAGGACCGCGTGCGCCTGCTGGTCGACTCCATCCTGCAGGGCTTCCGGCCGCAGGTCTTCCCCGACGCCTACACGCTCACCTTCATCCCGGTGGTCAGCGCCACCACCCACGCCCCTCTCAAg GTGATCCGTCTGAGCGTGCACGTCCCCAAGACCCCCGTCGAGCCCCGGCTGTACGAGACGGACCAGGGGGAGGTGTTCCTGCGGCGGGACGGGAGCATCCAGGGCCCGCTGTCCGTGCACGCCATCCAGGAGTGGTGCcggcag AAGTGGATGGCCGAGCTGAGCAAGCTGGAGGAGCGGGTGAAGGCGCTGACGGCGGAGAAGGAGCAGCTCCGGCAGCAGCTGCAGCGACGCCAGCCCCAGTCGTGCACCTGCTGCATCATGTGA